A single region of the Eleginops maclovinus isolate JMC-PN-2008 ecotype Puerto Natales chromosome 16, JC_Emac_rtc_rv5, whole genome shotgun sequence genome encodes:
- the mylk5 gene encoding myosin light chain kinase, smooth muscle isoform X2: MNGDGSKQHYVSTFRMHIKPPRASPAPGNGLGTIDSRNADKWSLNHSARKLLDPPVFIEPLQDCCVDEGNDITLRGALTGSQPIQVSWLHNGEVARFGKPSFNGKEMSFVVRECLPEDAGAYTCLAENSAGKTSCCAAVYVRDFETICGSPSRVSNIQTSASKSIVPNGRSPQSPNHKQQKTRGSICSSTSGSDKLSPVSSPREVIPKKRANSATGPALHFENPPQHLKVKVGQTARVTCFFTGSPPVVSCWIRNKDQIVDGPELWSENTDRSSTLVIAEANPQYTGRYILVVKDRKSSAQHIVALSVIEPPQPPASCPVISLISASSLVLSWSGPCYDGGSAVLGYVVEIKNQGRVDSGDWAELTGQCKSTSYRVYSGLQPQQEYCFRVRAYNAVGVSEPGPVSPLVRMEQNDKPQDQKNPEAYFCVTVDSSHKVTDHYSLQEKLGMGKFGLVFKLTHKETGRVYAGKFYKGRRAKEREAARKEIELMNYLHHPKLVQCLAAYDHKPEMVMVMEFIAGGELFERIVDDSFVHTELASVRYMQQILEGIAFMHQQNIVHLDIKPENIVCVDTTGTSIKIIDFGLACRLEGDTPLKVMHGTPEFVAPEVINYEPVCLTTDMWSIGVICYILLSGESPFQGNNDVETLSLVTAAQWEFDEESFDEITEEAKNFISSLLSKDTRRRMTCEEALAHPWMAFDSGAVATTKSLSKEKMKRFLARQKWKKAGKALLALKRMALLSKGDSSVSPTSPGEDLPLSPEAEHALQSLERKMQGPPKFTQSLEDLTVAQGSRARLSCHLTGYPDPEVVWLCGKEPVEESPSVQIEYEEDGRCTLVLDKVAPEDSDVYTCRATNDHGETLCSAKLIVKK, from the exons ATGAATGGGGATGGCAGCAAACAGCATTATGTGTCAACCTTCAGGATGCACATCAAGCCCCCCCGTGCATCGCCTGCACCAGGGAATGGCCTGGGAACTATTGACAGCAGGAACGCAGACAAAT GGTCTCTTAACCATTCCGCTCGTAAACTTCTGGATCCGCCTGTCTTCATAGAGCCGCTGCAGGACTGCTGCGTGGACGAAGGAAATGACATCACACTGCGAGGGGCTCTCACTGGAAGTCAGCCTATTCAAGTGTCGTGGTTGCACAATG GTGAAGTGGCCCGCTTTGGAAAACCTTCCTTCAATGGTAAGGAGATGAGTTTTGTGGTGCGAGAGTGTTTGCCTGAAGATGCTGGTGCCTACACATGCTTGGCAGAAAACAGTGCAGGGAAGACTTcctgctgtgctgctgtgtaTGTCAGAG ACTTTGAAACTATCTGCGGCTCGCCAAGTCGTGTCTCAAATATCCAAACTTCTGCATCCAAGAGCATTGTGCCAAACGGAAGGTCACCACAGTCTCCCAACCACAAGCAACAGAAGACCAGAGGATCTATTTGCTCTTCCACTTCAGGGTCTGATAAGCTCAGCCCGGTCTCCAGTCCAAGAG aagTCATCCCGAAGAAGAGAGCCAACTCAGCGACAG GTCcagcattacattttgaaaatcctCCTCAACACCTCAAGGTGAAGGTGGGACAAACTGCCAGAGTGACGTGTTTCTTCACTGGAAGTCCTCCTGTAGTGTCGTGCTGGATCAGAAACAAAGATCag ATAGTGGATGGTCCAGAGCTGTGGTCAGAAAACACAGATCGGAGCAGTACACTGGTCATAGCAGAGGCTAACCCGCAGTACACAGGCCGCTACATTCTTGTAGTGAAGGACCGCAAGAGCTCAGCACAACACATAGTCGCTCTTTCTGTCATAG AGCCCCCTCAGCCTCCGGCCTCCTGTCCCGTGATCTCCCTCATCTCTGCCAGCAGTCTTGTGCTCTCCTGGTCCGGCCCTTGCTACGACGGCGGCAGTGCTGTCCTAGGTTATGTGGTTGAAATAAAGAACCAAGGACGTGTTGATTCTGGGGATTGGGCAGAGCTCACCGGCCAGTGTAAGAGTACCTCATACAGAGTTTACTCGGGGCTGCAGCCTCAACAGGAATACTGTTTCAGAGTGAGGGCCTACAACGCTGTGGGAGTCAGTGAGCCAGGCCCAGTGTCACCACTGGTTAGGATGGAGCAGAATG aCAAACCACAAGATCAAAAAAACCCAGAAGCGTACTTCTGCGTCACTGTTGACTCTTCACACAAAGTCACAGATCATTACAGTCTGCAGGAGAAACTGGGAAT GGGAAAGTTCGGCCTGGTGTTCAAGTTAACCCACAAGGAAACAGGACGTGTGTATGCGGGGAAGTTCTACAAAGGTCGACGCGCCAAGGAGAGGGAGGCCGCTCGTAAGGAGATAGAGCTGATGAACTACCTCCACCACCCCAAACTGGTGCAGTGTCTCGCAGCATACGACCACAAGCCTGAGATGGTCATGGTCATGGAGTT tatCGCAGGCGGGGAACTGTTTGAACGCATTGTGGACGACAGTTTTGTGCACACTGAGCTTGCTAGTGTGCGCTACATGCAGCAGATCCTGGAGGGGATTGCCTTCATGCATCAGCAGAACATTGTCCACCTGGACATCAAACCTGAAAACATTGTATGTGTTGACACCACTGGCACCTCCATAAAGATCATTGACTTCGGATTAGCCTGCAGGCTTG AAGGGGACACACCACTGAAGGTGATGCATGGGACTCCCGAGTTTGTGGCACCTGAAGTGATCAACTATGAGCCTGTGTGTTTGACCACTGACATGTGGAGCATAGGAGTAATCTGCTACATATT ACTCAGTGGTGAGTCTCCATTCCAAGGTAACAACGACGTGGAGACCCTCTCATTGGTCACAGCTGCCCAGTGGGAGTTTGACGAGGAGAGCTTTGATGAGATTACAGAGGAGGCAAAAAACTTCATCAGCTCGCTGCTCAGCAAGGACACCAG GCGGAGGATGACATGTGAGGAAGCACTTGCACACCCCTGGATGGCATTTGACTCTGGAGCTGTTGCCACCACCAAGAGCCTGTCCaaggagaagatgaagaggTTTCTAGCCAGGCAGAAGTGGAAG AAAGCAGGGAAAGCCTTGTTAGCACTGAAGAGAATGGCTCTGCTGTCTAAAGGTGACAGCTCTGTCTCACCTACCAGCCCTGGAGAAG ATTTACCCCTGAGCCCAGAGGCGGAGCATGCCCTGCAGTCTCTTGAGCGCAAGATGCAGGGGCCACCTAAGTTCACCCAGAGCCTGGAGGACCTTACAGTAGCTCAGGGATCCCGTGCCCGTCTCTCCTGTCACCTCACAG GGTACCCGGACCCAGAGGTGGTGTGGCTGTGTGGTAAAGAGCCTGTGGAGGAGTCACCCTCAGTGCAGATAGAGTATGAAGAAGATGGCCGCTGCACACTGGTCTTAGACAAAGTGGCCCCAGAGGACAGTGATGTTTACACCTGCAGAGCCACCAATGACCACGGGGAGACGTTGTGCTCAGCTAAACTTATTGTAAAAAAGTAG
- the mylk5 gene encoding myosin light chain kinase, smooth muscle isoform X1 produces MNGDGSKQHYVSTFRMHIKPPRASPAPGNGLGTIDSRNADKCTVTGSLNHSARKLLDPPVFIEPLQDCCVDEGNDITLRGALTGSQPIQVSWLHNGEVARFGKPSFNGKEMSFVVRECLPEDAGAYTCLAENSAGKTSCCAAVYVRDFETICGSPSRVSNIQTSASKSIVPNGRSPQSPNHKQQKTRGSICSSTSGSDKLSPVSSPREVIPKKRANSATGPALHFENPPQHLKVKVGQTARVTCFFTGSPPVVSCWIRNKDQIVDGPELWSENTDRSSTLVIAEANPQYTGRYILVVKDRKSSAQHIVALSVIEPPQPPASCPVISLISASSLVLSWSGPCYDGGSAVLGYVVEIKNQGRVDSGDWAELTGQCKSTSYRVYSGLQPQQEYCFRVRAYNAVGVSEPGPVSPLVRMEQNDKPQDQKNPEAYFCVTVDSSHKVTDHYSLQEKLGMGKFGLVFKLTHKETGRVYAGKFYKGRRAKEREAARKEIELMNYLHHPKLVQCLAAYDHKPEMVMVMEFIAGGELFERIVDDSFVHTELASVRYMQQILEGIAFMHQQNIVHLDIKPENIVCVDTTGTSIKIIDFGLACRLEGDTPLKVMHGTPEFVAPEVINYEPVCLTTDMWSIGVICYILLSGESPFQGNNDVETLSLVTAAQWEFDEESFDEITEEAKNFISSLLSKDTRRRMTCEEALAHPWMAFDSGAVATTKSLSKEKMKRFLARQKWKKAGKALLALKRMALLSKGDSSVSPTSPGEDLPLSPEAEHALQSLERKMQGPPKFTQSLEDLTVAQGSRARLSCHLTGYPDPEVVWLCGKEPVEESPSVQIEYEEDGRCTLVLDKVAPEDSDVYTCRATNDHGETLCSAKLIVKK; encoded by the exons ATGAATGGGGATGGCAGCAAACAGCATTATGTGTCAACCTTCAGGATGCACATCAAGCCCCCCCGTGCATCGCCTGCACCAGGGAATGGCCTGGGAACTATTGACAGCAGGAACGCAGACAAATGTACTGTCACAG GGTCTCTTAACCATTCCGCTCGTAAACTTCTGGATCCGCCTGTCTTCATAGAGCCGCTGCAGGACTGCTGCGTGGACGAAGGAAATGACATCACACTGCGAGGGGCTCTCACTGGAAGTCAGCCTATTCAAGTGTCGTGGTTGCACAATG GTGAAGTGGCCCGCTTTGGAAAACCTTCCTTCAATGGTAAGGAGATGAGTTTTGTGGTGCGAGAGTGTTTGCCTGAAGATGCTGGTGCCTACACATGCTTGGCAGAAAACAGTGCAGGGAAGACTTcctgctgtgctgctgtgtaTGTCAGAG ACTTTGAAACTATCTGCGGCTCGCCAAGTCGTGTCTCAAATATCCAAACTTCTGCATCCAAGAGCATTGTGCCAAACGGAAGGTCACCACAGTCTCCCAACCACAAGCAACAGAAGACCAGAGGATCTATTTGCTCTTCCACTTCAGGGTCTGATAAGCTCAGCCCGGTCTCCAGTCCAAGAG aagTCATCCCGAAGAAGAGAGCCAACTCAGCGACAG GTCcagcattacattttgaaaatcctCCTCAACACCTCAAGGTGAAGGTGGGACAAACTGCCAGAGTGACGTGTTTCTTCACTGGAAGTCCTCCTGTAGTGTCGTGCTGGATCAGAAACAAAGATCag ATAGTGGATGGTCCAGAGCTGTGGTCAGAAAACACAGATCGGAGCAGTACACTGGTCATAGCAGAGGCTAACCCGCAGTACACAGGCCGCTACATTCTTGTAGTGAAGGACCGCAAGAGCTCAGCACAACACATAGTCGCTCTTTCTGTCATAG AGCCCCCTCAGCCTCCGGCCTCCTGTCCCGTGATCTCCCTCATCTCTGCCAGCAGTCTTGTGCTCTCCTGGTCCGGCCCTTGCTACGACGGCGGCAGTGCTGTCCTAGGTTATGTGGTTGAAATAAAGAACCAAGGACGTGTTGATTCTGGGGATTGGGCAGAGCTCACCGGCCAGTGTAAGAGTACCTCATACAGAGTTTACTCGGGGCTGCAGCCTCAACAGGAATACTGTTTCAGAGTGAGGGCCTACAACGCTGTGGGAGTCAGTGAGCCAGGCCCAGTGTCACCACTGGTTAGGATGGAGCAGAATG aCAAACCACAAGATCAAAAAAACCCAGAAGCGTACTTCTGCGTCACTGTTGACTCTTCACACAAAGTCACAGATCATTACAGTCTGCAGGAGAAACTGGGAAT GGGAAAGTTCGGCCTGGTGTTCAAGTTAACCCACAAGGAAACAGGACGTGTGTATGCGGGGAAGTTCTACAAAGGTCGACGCGCCAAGGAGAGGGAGGCCGCTCGTAAGGAGATAGAGCTGATGAACTACCTCCACCACCCCAAACTGGTGCAGTGTCTCGCAGCATACGACCACAAGCCTGAGATGGTCATGGTCATGGAGTT tatCGCAGGCGGGGAACTGTTTGAACGCATTGTGGACGACAGTTTTGTGCACACTGAGCTTGCTAGTGTGCGCTACATGCAGCAGATCCTGGAGGGGATTGCCTTCATGCATCAGCAGAACATTGTCCACCTGGACATCAAACCTGAAAACATTGTATGTGTTGACACCACTGGCACCTCCATAAAGATCATTGACTTCGGATTAGCCTGCAGGCTTG AAGGGGACACACCACTGAAGGTGATGCATGGGACTCCCGAGTTTGTGGCACCTGAAGTGATCAACTATGAGCCTGTGTGTTTGACCACTGACATGTGGAGCATAGGAGTAATCTGCTACATATT ACTCAGTGGTGAGTCTCCATTCCAAGGTAACAACGACGTGGAGACCCTCTCATTGGTCACAGCTGCCCAGTGGGAGTTTGACGAGGAGAGCTTTGATGAGATTACAGAGGAGGCAAAAAACTTCATCAGCTCGCTGCTCAGCAAGGACACCAG GCGGAGGATGACATGTGAGGAAGCACTTGCACACCCCTGGATGGCATTTGACTCTGGAGCTGTTGCCACCACCAAGAGCCTGTCCaaggagaagatgaagaggTTTCTAGCCAGGCAGAAGTGGAAG AAAGCAGGGAAAGCCTTGTTAGCACTGAAGAGAATGGCTCTGCTGTCTAAAGGTGACAGCTCTGTCTCACCTACCAGCCCTGGAGAAG ATTTACCCCTGAGCCCAGAGGCGGAGCATGCCCTGCAGTCTCTTGAGCGCAAGATGCAGGGGCCACCTAAGTTCACCCAGAGCCTGGAGGACCTTACAGTAGCTCAGGGATCCCGTGCCCGTCTCTCCTGTCACCTCACAG GGTACCCGGACCCAGAGGTGGTGTGGCTGTGTGGTAAAGAGCCTGTGGAGGAGTCACCCTCAGTGCAGATAGAGTATGAAGAAGATGGCCGCTGCACACTGGTCTTAGACAAAGTGGCCCCAGAGGACAGTGATGTTTACACCTGCAGAGCCACCAATGACCACGGGGAGACGTTGTGCTCAGCTAAACTTATTGTAAAAAAGTAG
- the mylk5 gene encoding myosin light chain kinase, smooth muscle isoform X3 — MTSHCEGLSLEVSLFKCRGCTMAGEVARFGKPSFNGKEMSFVVRECLPEDAGAYTCLAENSAGKTSCCAAVYVRDFETICGSPSRVSNIQTSASKSIVPNGRSPQSPNHKQQKTRGSICSSTSGSDKLSPVSSPREVIPKKRANSATGPALHFENPPQHLKVKVGQTARVTCFFTGSPPVVSCWIRNKDQIVDGPELWSENTDRSSTLVIAEANPQYTGRYILVVKDRKSSAQHIVALSVIEPPQPPASCPVISLISASSLVLSWSGPCYDGGSAVLGYVVEIKNQGRVDSGDWAELTGQCKSTSYRVYSGLQPQQEYCFRVRAYNAVGVSEPGPVSPLVRMEQNDKPQDQKNPEAYFCVTVDSSHKVTDHYSLQEKLGMGKFGLVFKLTHKETGRVYAGKFYKGRRAKEREAARKEIELMNYLHHPKLVQCLAAYDHKPEMVMVMEFIAGGELFERIVDDSFVHTELASVRYMQQILEGIAFMHQQNIVHLDIKPENIVCVDTTGTSIKIIDFGLACRLEGDTPLKVMHGTPEFVAPEVINYEPVCLTTDMWSIGVICYILLSGESPFQGNNDVETLSLVTAAQWEFDEESFDEITEEAKNFISSLLSKDTRRRMTCEEALAHPWMAFDSGAVATTKSLSKEKMKRFLARQKWKKAGKALLALKRMALLSKGDSSVSPTSPGEDLPLSPEAEHALQSLERKMQGPPKFTQSLEDLTVAQGSRARLSCHLTGYPDPEVVWLCGKEPVEESPSVQIEYEEDGRCTLVLDKVAPEDSDVYTCRATNDHGETLCSAKLIVKK, encoded by the exons ATGACATCACACTGCGAGGGGCTCTCACTGGAAGTCAGCCTATTCAAGTGTCGTGGTTGCACAAT GGCAGGTGAAGTGGCCCGCTTTGGAAAACCTTCCTTCAATGGTAAGGAGATGAGTTTTGTGGTGCGAGAGTGTTTGCCTGAAGATGCTGGTGCCTACACATGCTTGGCAGAAAACAGTGCAGGGAAGACTTcctgctgtgctgctgtgtaTGTCAGAG ACTTTGAAACTATCTGCGGCTCGCCAAGTCGTGTCTCAAATATCCAAACTTCTGCATCCAAGAGCATTGTGCCAAACGGAAGGTCACCACAGTCTCCCAACCACAAGCAACAGAAGACCAGAGGATCTATTTGCTCTTCCACTTCAGGGTCTGATAAGCTCAGCCCGGTCTCCAGTCCAAGAG aagTCATCCCGAAGAAGAGAGCCAACTCAGCGACAG GTCcagcattacattttgaaaatcctCCTCAACACCTCAAGGTGAAGGTGGGACAAACTGCCAGAGTGACGTGTTTCTTCACTGGAAGTCCTCCTGTAGTGTCGTGCTGGATCAGAAACAAAGATCag ATAGTGGATGGTCCAGAGCTGTGGTCAGAAAACACAGATCGGAGCAGTACACTGGTCATAGCAGAGGCTAACCCGCAGTACACAGGCCGCTACATTCTTGTAGTGAAGGACCGCAAGAGCTCAGCACAACACATAGTCGCTCTTTCTGTCATAG AGCCCCCTCAGCCTCCGGCCTCCTGTCCCGTGATCTCCCTCATCTCTGCCAGCAGTCTTGTGCTCTCCTGGTCCGGCCCTTGCTACGACGGCGGCAGTGCTGTCCTAGGTTATGTGGTTGAAATAAAGAACCAAGGACGTGTTGATTCTGGGGATTGGGCAGAGCTCACCGGCCAGTGTAAGAGTACCTCATACAGAGTTTACTCGGGGCTGCAGCCTCAACAGGAATACTGTTTCAGAGTGAGGGCCTACAACGCTGTGGGAGTCAGTGAGCCAGGCCCAGTGTCACCACTGGTTAGGATGGAGCAGAATG aCAAACCACAAGATCAAAAAAACCCAGAAGCGTACTTCTGCGTCACTGTTGACTCTTCACACAAAGTCACAGATCATTACAGTCTGCAGGAGAAACTGGGAAT GGGAAAGTTCGGCCTGGTGTTCAAGTTAACCCACAAGGAAACAGGACGTGTGTATGCGGGGAAGTTCTACAAAGGTCGACGCGCCAAGGAGAGGGAGGCCGCTCGTAAGGAGATAGAGCTGATGAACTACCTCCACCACCCCAAACTGGTGCAGTGTCTCGCAGCATACGACCACAAGCCTGAGATGGTCATGGTCATGGAGTT tatCGCAGGCGGGGAACTGTTTGAACGCATTGTGGACGACAGTTTTGTGCACACTGAGCTTGCTAGTGTGCGCTACATGCAGCAGATCCTGGAGGGGATTGCCTTCATGCATCAGCAGAACATTGTCCACCTGGACATCAAACCTGAAAACATTGTATGTGTTGACACCACTGGCACCTCCATAAAGATCATTGACTTCGGATTAGCCTGCAGGCTTG AAGGGGACACACCACTGAAGGTGATGCATGGGACTCCCGAGTTTGTGGCACCTGAAGTGATCAACTATGAGCCTGTGTGTTTGACCACTGACATGTGGAGCATAGGAGTAATCTGCTACATATT ACTCAGTGGTGAGTCTCCATTCCAAGGTAACAACGACGTGGAGACCCTCTCATTGGTCACAGCTGCCCAGTGGGAGTTTGACGAGGAGAGCTTTGATGAGATTACAGAGGAGGCAAAAAACTTCATCAGCTCGCTGCTCAGCAAGGACACCAG GCGGAGGATGACATGTGAGGAAGCACTTGCACACCCCTGGATGGCATTTGACTCTGGAGCTGTTGCCACCACCAAGAGCCTGTCCaaggagaagatgaagaggTTTCTAGCCAGGCAGAAGTGGAAG AAAGCAGGGAAAGCCTTGTTAGCACTGAAGAGAATGGCTCTGCTGTCTAAAGGTGACAGCTCTGTCTCACCTACCAGCCCTGGAGAAG ATTTACCCCTGAGCCCAGAGGCGGAGCATGCCCTGCAGTCTCTTGAGCGCAAGATGCAGGGGCCACCTAAGTTCACCCAGAGCCTGGAGGACCTTACAGTAGCTCAGGGATCCCGTGCCCGTCTCTCCTGTCACCTCACAG GGTACCCGGACCCAGAGGTGGTGTGGCTGTGTGGTAAAGAGCCTGTGGAGGAGTCACCCTCAGTGCAGATAGAGTATGAAGAAGATGGCCGCTGCACACTGGTCTTAGACAAAGTGGCCCCAGAGGACAGTGATGTTTACACCTGCAGAGCCACCAATGACCACGGGGAGACGTTGTGCTCAGCTAAACTTATTGTAAAAAAGTAG
- the si:ch73-141c7.1 gene encoding coenzyme Q-binding protein COQ10 homolog, mitochondrial: MANKITPFLSKALLQMPEAHSSKVVRGSVKRANIRHLWGSCGALAGRRASMPLCPTIPFNTPSRSFINLTAPISARRMEYTECRTLAFTPEQMYDVVASVDQYQHFVPWCKESRVTRGQNGDVQADLKIGFPPILECYTSDVTVVPNHQVRAVCTNGSLFSHLETIWRFAPGAKEASCKVYFYVSFEFKSLLHSQLAGVFFEEVVKQMVKAFESRASTLYRSQQRVPLSSRST; this comes from the exons ATGGCCAACAAAATTACTCCTTTCCTTTCCAAGGCGCTGCTGCAGATGCCTGAAGCGCACTCCTCAAAAGTTGTGCGAGGGAGCGTTAAAAGAGCAAACATCAG ACACTTGTGGGGCTCCTGTGGGGCCCTGGCAGGGAGAAGGGCCAGCATGCCTCTCTGCCCCACTATTCCCTTCAACACACCCAGCCGCAGCTTCATCAACCTGACTGCTCCCATCAGTGCTCGCAGGATGGAGTACACCGAGTGCCGGACATTAGC GTTTACTCCAGAGCAGATGTATGATGTGGTGGCCAGTGTGGACCAGTACCAGCACTTTGTTCCCTGGTGCAAGGAGTCTCGTGTCACAAGGGGACAAAATGGTGATGTCCAGGCAGATCTCAAAATAGGTTTCCCCCCCATCTTGGAGTGCTACACCTCTGATGTCACCGTCGTCCCAAATCACCAAGTCAGG gCCGTGTGCACTAATGGATCCCTCTTCAGCCATCTTGAAACAATATGGAGGTTTGCCCCTGGAGCCAAAGAAGCCTCTTGCAAAGTCTATTTCTAT GTTTCATTTGAGTTCAAGTCTCTCCTACACTCTCAGCTGGCAGGAGTGTTTTTTGAAGAAGTGGTTAAACAGATGGTCAAGGCCTTTGAGTCACGAGCATCAACGCTGTACAGGAGCCAGCAGAGAGTGCCATTGAGCAGCCGGTCAACTTGA
- the hsd17b1 gene encoding estradiol 17-beta-dehydrogenase 1 isoform X1, with amino-acid sequence MEKKVVLITGCSSGIGLSLAVRLASDPNKRFKVYATMRNLAKKERLIECVKSLHKDTLDILQMDVTGWQSILDARDRVVEKRMDILVCNAGVGLMGPLEAQSLDSMRQILDVNLFGTIQTIQAFLPGMKARGQGHILVTGSTGGLQGLPFNEVYCASKFALEGACESLAILLQHFNIHVSLVECGPVNTDFLVNLQKAELGDTSLQHVDNLTLNLYEKYLQHCGSVFQNAAQDTEDIVKVFLEAIQSPSPAFRYFTSGDVPSLTKLKAAEPGGSRYISALSKSMFSSEEQ; translated from the exons ATGGAGAAGAAGGTCGTTTTGATTACAGGCTGCTCCTCCGGAATCGGCCTCAGTCTGGCTGTCCGGCTGGCCTCCGACCCCAACAAAAGATTCAAAG TGTATGCCACCATGAGAAACCTGGCCAAGAAGGAGCGTCTCATAGAGTGTGTGAAAAGCCTGCACAAGGACACTTTGGACATCCTGCAAATGGACGTGACCGGCTGGCAGTCCATCCTGGATGCGAGAGACAGGGTTGTGGAGAAACGAATGGACATTCTGG TGTGTAATGCGGGTGTGGGTTTGATGGGGCCGCTGGAGGCGCAGTCCTTGGACTCGATGAGGCAAATTCTGGATGTCAACCTCTTTGGTACCATCCAGACCATCCAGGCGTTCCTGCCGGGGATGAAGGCTCGGGGTCAGGGCCACATTCTGGTCACCGGGAGCACGGGAGGGCTTCAAG GTCTCCCCTTTAATGAGGTGTACTGTGCCAGTAAGTTTGCATTAGAAGGAGCATGTGAGAGTTTGGCAATCCTCCTGCAACACTTCAATATCCA TGTGAGTCTTGTTGAGTGTGGTCCAGTCAACACTGACTTCCTAGTGAACCTGCAGAAGGCAGAGCTCGGGGACACATCTCTGCAACATGTCGATAACCTCACACTCAACCTCTATGAAAAATACCTGCAGCACTGTGGCTCTGTTTTCCAAAACGCAGCACAGGACACTGAGGACATTGTGAAG GTATTTCTGGAAGCCATCCAGTCACCCAGCCCTGCATTCAGATACTTCACCAGCGGGGACGTGCCATCTCTCACCAAACTGAAGGCCGCAGAGCCAGGTGGCTCGCGGTACATCAGTGCTTTGAGCAAAAGCATGTTCTCCTCTGAGGAACAATAA
- the hsd17b1 gene encoding estradiol 17-beta-dehydrogenase 1 isoform X2 → MRNLAKKERLIECVKSLHKDTLDILQMDVTGWQSILDARDRVVEKRMDILVCNAGVGLMGPLEAQSLDSMRQILDVNLFGTIQTIQAFLPGMKARGQGHILVTGSTGGLQGLPFNEVYCASKFALEGACESLAILLQHFNIHVSLVECGPVNTDFLVNLQKAELGDTSLQHVDNLTLNLYEKYLQHCGSVFQNAAQDTEDIVKVFLEAIQSPSPAFRYFTSGDVPSLTKLKAAEPGGSRYISALSKSMFSSEEQ, encoded by the exons ATGAGAAACCTGGCCAAGAAGGAGCGTCTCATAGAGTGTGTGAAAAGCCTGCACAAGGACACTTTGGACATCCTGCAAATGGACGTGACCGGCTGGCAGTCCATCCTGGATGCGAGAGACAGGGTTGTGGAGAAACGAATGGACATTCTGG TGTGTAATGCGGGTGTGGGTTTGATGGGGCCGCTGGAGGCGCAGTCCTTGGACTCGATGAGGCAAATTCTGGATGTCAACCTCTTTGGTACCATCCAGACCATCCAGGCGTTCCTGCCGGGGATGAAGGCTCGGGGTCAGGGCCACATTCTGGTCACCGGGAGCACGGGAGGGCTTCAAG GTCTCCCCTTTAATGAGGTGTACTGTGCCAGTAAGTTTGCATTAGAAGGAGCATGTGAGAGTTTGGCAATCCTCCTGCAACACTTCAATATCCA TGTGAGTCTTGTTGAGTGTGGTCCAGTCAACACTGACTTCCTAGTGAACCTGCAGAAGGCAGAGCTCGGGGACACATCTCTGCAACATGTCGATAACCTCACACTCAACCTCTATGAAAAATACCTGCAGCACTGTGGCTCTGTTTTCCAAAACGCAGCACAGGACACTGAGGACATTGTGAAG GTATTTCTGGAAGCCATCCAGTCACCCAGCCCTGCATTCAGATACTTCACCAGCGGGGACGTGCCATCTCTCACCAAACTGAAGGCCGCAGAGCCAGGTGGCTCGCGGTACATCAGTGCTTTGAGCAAAAGCATGTTCTCCTCTGAGGAACAATAA